One Neovison vison isolate M4711 chromosome 2, ASM_NN_V1, whole genome shotgun sequence genomic window carries:
- the LOC122899923 gene encoding cytochrome b-c1 complex subunit 6, mitochondrial isoform X3, giving the protein MEMEEAFNTSCAVECLDPLTTVREQCEQLEKCVKARERLEMCDQRVSSRSQTEEDCTEELFDFLHARDHCVAHKLFNSLK; this is encoded by the exons ATGGAAATGGAAGAAGCCTTTAACACTTCTTGTGCTGTGGAGTGTTTG GATCCCCTAACAACAGTGAGAGAGCAATGCGAGCAGCTGGAGAAATGTGTAAAGGCTCGGGAGCGGCTAGAGATGTGTGACCAGCGTGTATCCTCCAGGTCACAGACAGAGGAGGATTGCACGGAGGAGCTCTTTGACTTCCTGCATGCAAGGGACCACTGC GTGGCCCACAAACTCTTCAACAGCTTGAAATAA
- the LOC122899923 gene encoding cytochrome b-c1 complex subunit 6, mitochondrial isoform X2 produces MGDPILPFLAAVWLCQLAFCTDPLTTVREQCEQLEKCVKARERLEMCDQRVSSRSQTEEDCTEELFDFLHARDHCVAHKLFNSLK; encoded by the exons ATGGGAGACCCCATTCTCCCATTTCTGGCGGCAGTGTGGCTCTGCCAGCTGGCCTTCTGCACG GATCCCCTAACAACAGTGAGAGAGCAATGCGAGCAGCTGGAGAAATGTGTAAAGGCTCGGGAGCGGCTAGAGATGTGTGACCAGCGTGTATCCTCCAGGTCACAGACAGAGGAGGATTGCACGGAGGAGCTCTTTGACTTCCTGCATGCAAGGGACCACTGC GTGGCCCACAAACTCTTCAACAGCTTGAAATAA
- the LOC122899919 gene encoding sperm head and tail associated protein-like yields MTSSPPFLLELSARPPSPLEKCFSDSPYLSGSSPPSGKGFNPILTLELPLAPRKGYSDHPDHAPGLSPNPGKVCSDSPLPLESPNFSRDPFCGLTCRPGISSLIATPPSLPPPPPSPPPQPPLRPGRCSFEPCSPLLGRPFCREPILSCSPPSSPCFDRFSLLGSPPVRPRSPYCSWISPPRIPRPCPRSPCIDEQTYLCYCGGYPSALVTSPGTSPSLAHRPLRTSPVTSPVLPHGPLETGHMISSSITPGSQGTCPITSPTLTHRPLGTALVISPPLAHRAVEIRSVVSPPLSHRVLETGPVISPLLCPWSSGRSYNDPPPSPTSSALTDSFCHSLLKPPDPCEPKPQLDLPLGKNCCGSPLSSQADKSVSPSSPQEGSFHYSHISQETHIPAPGSPCCALRLPARSTCSPCSPQSQAPVKPCFESIFTWETGGNSCLFVEPGTAISCPPCPKEPPLSLSSHCPYSVFSFPSPLSNQFISPPQSPPRRSYNEPPLPTPAGPQVKSPKSAELKQPRALHRCRSLIIPLQHTTLDLPRPPKACASPPPPSHPSGPSCTVTSFTTCSNPCPKELPQRTPLPTVIPRTLKPVLPTCLPLRLPFCPVPPSSCVQSTSCGLPVGPPCSTHIYSVVPPTSDPCPLLGPPQCHKLTMVPPCGIFSAPRGPPQPHRQPVPPPCSTHIYSFIPLRTPFDPQSLPIAPQARGHPMACDTMPCGLHVYSVAPRGCCKEPPKVPYSCPLPSTKNSSCSTDLSCSSAIAISECQSSDNQSKNTHQGRNRSQAENTHHPRRSRSQSKSLRPQRSQSRNGSPSSKRSRSPSSSPHQSPSQDKSEGLQCSGNQGQSESSQRSKGQGMGKSTLHDKSQSGNKSPRHGKRRGRSKSPHQSRSRSKSPRPAKSHGRNKSPRRNKK; encoded by the coding sequence atgaCCTCTTCTCCGCCTTTCCTCTTAGAACTTTCAGCCCGGCCACCCTCACCTCTCGAAAAATGTTTTAGCGACAGCCCCTATCTTTCTGGGTCTTCGCCGCCCTCCGGGAAAGGATTCAACCCCATCCTCACCCTCGAGCTGCCTCTCGCGCCCAGGAAAGGTTACAGTGATCACCCTGACCACGCTCCTGGCCTTTCCCCAAACCCAGGCAAAGTGTGTAGCgactcccctctccccctggaGTCTCCCAACTTCTCCAGAGACCCATTCTGTGGTCTCACCTGTAGGCCTGGAATTTCTTCCCTAATCGCCACGCCCCCCTCGctacccccacctcctccctccccacctccacagcCTCCCCTGCGCCCCGGGAGATGTTCTTTTGAACCCTGTTCTCCGCTCCTTGGAAGGCCTTTCTGCCGCGAGCCTATCCTCTCGTGTTCGCCCCCTTCGAGCCCTTGTTTTGATCGGTTCAGCCTTCTGGGGTCACCCCCTGTTCGTCCACGGAGCCCTTATTGCAGCTGGATCAGTCCCCCGAGAATACCGCGTCCCTGTCCCCGAAGCCCTTGCATTGACGAGCAGACTTACCTCTGCTATTGTGGTGGATACCCTTCAGCCCTGGTAACTAGCCCGGGGACTTCCCCTTCTCTCGCTCATCGGCCCTTGAGAACCAGTCCTGTGACTTCTCCTGTGCTCCCTCATGGGCCTTTGGAAACTGGCCACATGATTTCATCTTCCATTACTCCTGGGTCCCAGGGAACTTGCCCCATCACTTCACCTACTCTTACTCATAGGCCCCTGGGAACTGCCCTCGTTATTTCACCTCCTCTTGCTCACCGGGCGGTGGAAATTAGATCTGTAGTTTCCCCACCCCTTTCTCACAGGGTTTTGGAAACTGGGCCCGTGATCTCCCCTCTGCTCTGTCCCTGGTCTTCAGGCAGAAGTTACAATGACCCTCCACCTTCCCCAACATCTTCCGCACTCACTGACAGCTTTTGCCATAGCCTACTTAAGCCTCCAGACCCTTGTGAACCTAAACCACAGCTTGACCTGCCCCTTGGAAAAAATTGCTGTGGCTCCCCACTTTCTTCTCAGGCAGACAAATCTGTCTCTCCCAGCTCACCTCAGGAGGGCTCTTTTCACTATTCCCACATTTCTCAAGAGACCCACATACCTGCCCCTGGGAGCCCGTGTTGTGCCCTCCGCCTGCCTGCTCGGAGTACTTGTTCTCCTTGCTCACCTCAGTCCCAGGCTCCCGTGAAGCCTTGCTTTGAGTCCATTTTCACCTGGGAGACTGGTGGGAACTCTTGCCTCTTTGTAGAGCCAGGCACTGCGATTTCTTGTCCTCCCTGCCCCAAGGAACCACCTCTTTCCCTATCCTCTCATTGTCCTTATTctgtcttctccttcccttcacccctGAGCAACCAGTTTATATCTCCACCCCAGTCACCCCCCCGCAGAAGCTATAACGAACCCCCTCTTCCTACCCCAGCTGGCCCACAAGTGAAGTCCCCCAAATCCGCAGAGTTAAAACAACCACGTGCTCTCCACAGATGTCGCTCCCTGATCATCCCTCTCCAGCACACTACTCTTGACCTCCCCAGACCCCCTAAGGCCTGTGcctctcctccacctccctcccacccttctgGTCCTTCTTGTACGGTGACATCCTTTACCACTTGCTCAAATCCCTGCCCTAAAGAACTTCCCCAAAGAACTCCCTTACCTACTGTGATCCCTAGAACTCTTAAACCTGTTCTCCCCACTTGTCTTCCCCTTCGCCTTCCTTTTTGTCCCGTTCCACCCAGTAGTTGCGTTCAGAGCACCTCCTGCGGACTTCCTGTAGGACCCCCGTGTAGTACCCATATATATTCTGTGGTTCCCCCGACCTCTGATCCTTGCCCACTCCTTGGTCCCCCTCAGTGTCATAAACTGACCATGGTGCCCCCCTGTGGCATCTTTAGCGCTCCCAGGGGCCCACCCCAACCTCATCGCCAGCCTGTGCCACCTCCCTGTTCCACCCACATCTATTCTTTTATCCCATTGCGAACACCCTTTGATCCTCAAAGTTTACCCATTGCCCCCCAAGCCCGGGGCCATCCTATGGCCTGTGATACTATGCCCTGTGGCCTCCATGTCTACTCTGTCGCTCCTCGAGGCTGCTGCAAAGAGCCCCCCAAGGTTCCCTATAGTTGTCCTTTGCCTTCGACGAAGAATTCCAGCTGTAGCACTGATCTCAGCTGTAGTTCAGCTATTGCTATCAGTGAGTGCCAGAGTAGTGACAACCAGAGCAAAAATACCCACCAAGGCAGAAATCGGAGCCAGGCTGAGAATACCCACCACCCCAGAAGAAGTAGAAGTCAAAGCAAGAGTCTCCGTCCTCAAAGAAGTCAGAGCCGGAATGGGAGTCCCAGTAGCAAGAGAAGTCGGAGCCCGAGCAGTAGTCCCCACCAAAGCCCAAGTCAGGATAAGAGCGAGGGTCTTCAATGTAGTGGAAATCAGGGCCAGAGTGAGAGTTCTCAACGGAGCAAAGGCCAGGGCATGGGCAAGAGTACCCTCCATGACAAAAGTCAGAGTGGAAATAAGAGTCCTCGCCACGGCAAAAGGCGGGGCCGCAGCAAAAGTCCCCACCAGAGCAGGAGCCGGAGCAAGAGTCCTCGCCCTGCCAAAAGTCATGGTCGGAACAAGAGTCCCCGCCGTAACAAGAAATGA